TCCCGAATCCGGCGTTGTTAATCCACGTCTCAATAGAATAATCCTTAAGACTTTCATAGAATTCATGCACATTAGTGCCAATGGAAAGATCCACTGTACGAATGACAACATCCAGATCAGGATTGATTTCAGCAACTTTTCCTTTTAACTTGTTCAATTCATCGGTTCTGCGTGCTGCCAGGATCATATTTTTGCCACGAGCTGCAAAAGCTAATGCCGCTTCATATCCAATACCTGAACTGGCACCGGTAATCACTGTGTATTTCATGGGAATTCCTCCTGGATCTGATTTCGTTTTTTATTGTGATGTGAGCACGAGTTGATTATACTGATTAGAGCTTACTCTAAGTCAAGCTCGAATATAGAGGGGAGGTTAACCATGCATACCATTGGTGAAGTGGCAGATTTACTCCATATCAGTGCACATACGTTGCGTTATTATGAGAAAGAACAGATTGTAACCCCTCTCCGAGATGCCAGTGGAGACAGGAGATACAACGAGTCCCACCTGAAATGGCTTCAATTTGTGATCAAACTAAAAGAGACCCAGATGCCCATTGCTACCATTAAGAAGTATGCATCCTTATTCCAGGAAGGGGAGCATACAGCGGCAGATCGCTTAAAGCTGCTGGAGGAGCATAAAGAGTCAATTCAAAAACAGATGCACATACTTAACACAGCCGATGAGATGCTTGAGCATAAAATTTCGTCGTACCGTACGTTCATCGGGCAATGATATAACACATACCAATGCCGATCTATTTGCCAAAACAGTGATTTTTATTATAGACTGTTTTTTATCGGTTGCTCATCAAGGGGGAAATGGAATGCATCAAATCAGGAAACAAAAATCAAACAAGTTAAAGATCCTCTCCAAAGTATTATTGATTATCATTGGGGGATTTATAACGGCATATGGTCTGGAAGCCATATTGATCCCGAATAATGTCTCGGATGGTGGTGTCACAGGCCTGAGTATCGTAGGATCACAGCTGTTTGGATTACCACTCGGGATGCTCATCGGGATTATTAATATTCCATTTGTGTGGCTCGGGTACAAGCAGATTGGTAAAAGTTTTGCGTTATATTCGATCATCGGTATTGCTTCACTGGCGATCAGCACTAGTCTGATGCACCATGTACCAACCATCATCGAAGGCGATACTTTGCTCGTTACGGTTGTCGGCGGGATTATTATCGGTTTTGGTATGGGACTTGCATTACGTAATGGCGGGGCACTGGATGGCATAGATATGCTGGCTGTACTCCTTTCGCGCAAAGTACCTTTTGGAACCAGTGATCTCATTCTGTTCCTCAACATGTTTGTCTTTATTGTCGTTTCTACCGTGTTCGGTCTGCAAGGAGCGATTTTGTCAGGACTTGCGTATTTTATTGCTTCCAAAGTAATACATATTGTTGAAGAGGGATTGAGCGGCTCCAAAACATTTAAAATTATTACGAATCAACCTGAAATTATGGTTGAAACCATTCGTGACCGACTAGGTCGTGGTGCAACGTACACCGAGGCGTACGGTGGATACTCTAATGAACAATTCAAGGAAATTACTTGTGTCATTAACCGGATGGAAGAGAGTAAAATTAAAGATATTATTCATGAAATTGACCCATCTGCCTTTGTAGTTGTATACGATGTAGCTGAAGTAAGAGGCGGCAATTTCAAAAAGAAAGATATTCACTAACAATATTAATCACTATAAAAAACGCGCTAGAGAGGATCTCTTGGCGCGTTTTTTTGTGTACAATACATATTATTTATGAATACTTCGGGCTGCTCCTGCTAACATTTTTCAGTGAATATGGTACTAAAACTGCTGTCAACTCCCTCAATAAACAAAGGCACAGCATAAACAACGCCGATATCTGATAAATCCTGGTTTAAATTCATATCCTCAATGACCAGAATGAATTTGCCATCTACGCGATCTTTTCCCAAAATCTTCTGATGGAAAGCGATAGCTTCATCCTCATGTAGTGAAGAGCCCGCAGAGATCATATCCATGCCAATTGCTCGTAGTGAATCAAACACCATGAGGTAACTGGCAGCAGATGCGGCAAACCCAGGGTTATGATCACTATAACGAACAGGGTCTGAGGAACGGAGCTTCCCAAAACCTGTGCGTATGAGCAGCAAATCAGAGCTTGCAATCAGGTGCTCATATGGCTCCAGATCGGCTTTAGTGATCAATTCATCATCACTTTTGGGAATGTCAAGGATCGTGGGATAGTGGAAGATAAAATCGTCAAATGGAAGCTCACTCAGTTTTTTTCCTTTGGGGTTAAAGTGCCAAGGCCCATCAATATGAGTGCCGCTATGGTTGAGGGATGTGATGATAAATTGATTGTACGGGTCTCCTTGAGCTATGCTTGATTGCTGCTGGATCTCAACTGGAGGATTATCTTTATATACTGGAGTATTTACGCTAAGCGGATAGGATAAGAGCAGACGTTTCATCAGTTGTTCTCTCCTCTATAATCGATGTGCACAGTTCTGGACAAGCACCCTTTCCATAGTGAAACGGCTAAACAGGCTCTTTCAACTATTGATGCTAATGGCAAGCTTGAGCTCATTTTATGTAAGCATTTTGAACCTCATGCATAACTAGAGTTCACTTATGGAAAACTTCTGTAGTGCGAACAAATAATATGGTTTTATTAATGGGAGGTTAACATAGTGACAAAGCAGGACCCGCAAGAGCTATTGAAACAAAAACACGAATTGGATGAGCAAAAAAGGCAGTTCACTAATTTTTCCCGAAATATCTCAGGTCATGGTGAGGTTGAAGCTGGCCAAGAGTTCAGTGTTGACCGGGTACCAGATGATCAAAATCGTATGAAATCGGTTGAGAACAGACGTGGCGAAGTCTAAAACGTTACAACATAAGCCGATCCTTTCACGGATCGGCTTATTCATGCGAAGCATTGTAACAACAGAGGACTATGTATGGTAGTTGCACAAAAGAGAGGATATAGATGGTGGTCAATCGTTGTAAAAGGTCGTATATTATTACTATGTGGATTGTGGAGTGAGCATGGACCACATCGCAAAATGATAAACGATTTTACATAGAAGGACGGGAAAAAATGGACTTTAAACCGCTTGCTACATTTATTGACCGCATGACATCCTGGCGTATACCGTGGGCTGAGGTATTGGTGATGCATCGAAATGATACCGTTTTCCATTACCGTAATGGTTATGCCAATCTGGAGGACAAAACGCCTATTAGCGATGGAGCAATCTTCAATCTATACTCCATGACCAAAATCATGACCTGCGTGGCAGGACTGCAACTAGTGGAGAAAGGTGAAATGCTGTTAAGTGATCCACTGTCCGATTATCTGCCGGAATATGCCGATATGACGGTGAAGAAAACGATGGCGAACGGAGAGATTCGACTGGAAAAGGCGACAAGAGCCATTACAGTACGCGATTTGTTCACCATGACGGCTGGGTTCTCCTATGACGTGGGTAGTCCAAGCATTCAGGAAGCTGTAAAAAGCACCCACGGAACACTGCCAACACGTGAGTTCGCGAGAGCGCTTGCGAAGGAACCGCTTTTGTTTGAGCCAGGAACGCATTGGAATTACAGCATGTGCCATGATGTGCTCGGAGCCTTGGTGGAAGTTGTAAGTGGTAAAAGCTTTGGTGCGTATCTCCGGGACGAAATCACCGGACCACTTGGCATGAACGATACAGCGTTCAATCTGAACGATGAGCAGCAGAAACGCCTTATTCCGCAGTATGCTTACAATGATGAACTTGAAAAGGCTGTACGTATGGATGGTAATGGATTCCGTGTAGGTACCGAGCTGGAGAGCGGTGGCGCAGGGTTGCTATCAACCGTTAGCGATTATGCACGGTTTCTGAACGCACTTACTGGACGTGGTACAAGTCCTGAAGGTGTACGCATTTTGTCACAAGCTTCAGTGGAACTGATGCGAACGGATCATCTGAACGAGATGACTCGCGGTGATTATTCGTGGGATCATATGTATGGATACGGCTATGGATTAGGTGTCCGTACACATATCTCCAAAGCACGCAGTGGTTCGCTGAGTCCGCTTGGTGAATTTGGATGGAGTGGTGCTGCTGGTTGTATGGCTATTATTGATCCGGATTCAGAGCTTACGGTCATGTATGCCCAGCATTTGCTGAACAGTCAGGAAGGATATGTTCAACGACGCTTACGTAATGTGATATACTCCTGCCTATAATTATATCGTTTTCGTATATATATGAAGAGCCGCTAATCAGCGGCTTTTTTATGTGATATGGATTAAAAACAATGAATTGGATTGTTATATATTTCTTTATTAGAAAGGGTATGTTATCATTCTTAGGAAAATAGTACTAGTAGGAGGACATGCTTATTGAATATGAACCTATATTAATTACATAGTTTGATCAAGATTACAATCTAGCAAGTAGCTGTTTGAATGTTGAGATTATGCACGATTTAAAATTAAAAAAGAGATTTTAGATTTTTATTTTTTACTCAAAGGAGAGTCAACAATGATATACCCTAAACACAACGCAAAATGGGCTTCCCTAGCCTTACTTACCATAATCGGCTATGTTCTGAGCGCATTGCTTCTGCTACCACCCAATGCCGCTGCCAAAGGAGAGCAAATCTCAGCCAAACAGCTGGAAAGTATGAGCCGGCTTTCATTTACGCTTCGTGATGCCAAGCAAACTGCATACACCGTTTATATTTTTGCTTATGATGAACAGAAAAGTACGCTGACCGAAGAAAATGGTTGGACGAACAATAAAAAAGGCGACAAGAGTTATTCAGGAACGTATCGTGCGGCCTTGCTGAAAAAAGGTGCAGCATACGGAACAGTGCAAGCAGCAAAACTGGATCTGAATACGATTATTTTGCCTCAAACCTGGAACTTTGTTGTGAAAAGCAAAGAGGCTAGTACACCAGACATGTTGATGATCACCGATTGGGGAACTTCTAATTTCAATGAGGTGAAAACGTATATTGTTCGTTCCGGGGAATTGCGCCGTGTAACATATGTCGATAATAAGGGTAAAAAAATCGACGATTCCTACTCTGCAAGCAGAGATGATGGAATCCGTACTCTTTCAGGTACCCGAGTGCAGTTCAAAAATTACAACAACCTTCAATTCGTCTATGGGGTAGATACGTTTAAGCTGAATGTGAACAAATTGGAAATGCGGTTGGAAGATACGCGCAACCTTCGTACAAGAGATTGGCCGAACTCAGGTGTTGGCGATCGTGCTTACCTGAAAAGCCTGAAGGACGCTGCATTAAAAGGTGCATTGCCTGGGCGAACGGACATCAAGATTGGTATGACGCTTCAAAATGCGCAAAAAAAGCTGGGGAAACCCAATTCTCGTTCAAATGAAGAATGGGGAGCGTTCTATTATTATTCTAAATTCGGCGTTGGATTTGATTCATATATGCACGAGCTTACCAATAAATCACGTATTGCCGTTTTTGATTTGTACAATGAGAAGCAGAATCTTTCACCATGGAATGTAAGAATATGGATGGGAAAACCTTCCTCAGAATATTACAATGAAGTCGTTGGTGGTTATGAGATGGTATACCAATTGGGTAATCACGCCATTGTATTCAATTATGAAGAAGAAGAGGACTTGATTGACTTTACGAGTATTTATTAAGGTATAGCATCGTAAAGAAATGAAAGCATAGCTTCATCATATTTACAAAAAAAAGCCGCTGATCAGCGGCTTTTTTTGTTGTCCATGGAAGTGGACGGGTAGTCTATTTTATTGGAATGTTATTAGAGCTTTGCACAGAACGCACACGATTGACTAAATAAATGCCGACCGAAACAAACAGTAATGCAGCCAGGTTTTTCAGCTCGAAAATCGTTTCGCCTAAGAATAAAGCCGATAATAATGCTCCAAACACAGGGATAAGGAAGTTGTATACAGACACTCTTCCGACCTTGTTATACTTGAGAAGCATATTCCACAAACAAAATGCGACGGATGACAGCAAAGCCAGGTAGATTAAGTTACTGGTGGATTCCAGGGTGAAATGGGTGACCCGACCGCCGAGTGATAGACCTAACAGCGTAAGTACCAGTCCCCCGACGAATAAGCTGACACCTGTGATGATCAGAACATCGATGGTCGCGGTGAGACGTTTTGCGTAAAGGGCTGTAACGGAAAACACAAGTGCTGCTATAATAATGAAGCCTTCGCCTGTAAATGAAAAGGAAAAAGTAAGCAGATCCGTATGAAAGTTTACGATAATAACGCCAACGAATCCGAGCAAGCAGCCAACGATTTTATTTCTGCTTAATTTGTCGTTCTTATAGATGAAATGGGCCAGAACAACACTGAAGAAGGTCGTCGTTGCATTCATAATGGAACCTTTGACACCCGTCGTATTGGCTACGCCAACGTAGAAAAACATATATTGCAAACCGGTTTGCAATATACCTAACATGATAAGGCTTGCCCACTGAGGCCGGGACAATTGAAGCTTCTCTTTTCTAACGATACGAGACAGTAGCAATAGCAGCAAGCCCGCCAGTGTGAATCGATATCCTGCAAATACATACTTGGAAGCAATATCTTCCGGCAGAATGTTAAATGCGATATATCCAAGTTTGATGGACGGGTACGCACTTCCCCATAACAAGCAACAAAGGCTCGCTATGAGCATGACAAAAATGGGATCACTAAATTTACTCGGTTTTTGATTTTCAAGGGTATTTCTCTCTATCACTCTCAATCTTCTCCTCGCATTTCATGCACATATGTATGTACGAATCTACTATCCTCACTGACCATATCACATATCGCTAATATTTGTAATGATAATTAATAAACCGCTCTCCAGGTGGTAAGATTCTTAAGAAGGAGCGGTTCATGAAGCGTCTTTTTATAAGTTTCTATCGAATAAAATGCCAACTTGTTCTGCGACAAAGTGAGGTTTCCGGGGTAACCCATTCGTGAAATAGGATTCCACTATACCAACGAGAGCTGTACCTAAAAACGTAAGGATGACATCTTTCGTTAGTCCTTTATTTTTTCCCTCTGTTATATTCACCTCATCTTCCAGTTCTTCGATGACGAGAGCGAGGAGGCGACTGCGGAAAAAAGGGGCTCCTTTACTCTGTATCATAGCTGAGAAGAATGAATAGTGCATTTCAAAATAATCGAACCAAAGTACATTGCTTTCTATAAAATCCAGATCGGATGCTTCCTTGCATAATCTTCTTAGTTCTTCAATATGTTCTTCAATTAATTTATCCAGCAAGTCGAATTTGTCCGAAAAGTGATGATATATGGTTCTGCGGCCGACATTAGCATGATCTGATATATCTTGCATCGTAATAGTGTCAAAAGATTTTTCGTTCATAAGTCTAATAAAAGCGGATTTGATAGCTTCTTGAGACTTAAGTACTCTTCGATCTGTGATAGAAACGATAGTAATCACCTTTCTTTCCAGAGAGTAATTGCACAGATGTGGTTCCTTTGCGCCATAAGGCACAGATCGGGTTCATTTGATCCTTGCAGTAGCAGTGCAATTATTCTATATTATACACAAATGTGCGATATCGCACGTATGTGTGCAAAATATATTTTAGGTCATCTTAGGAACAGGACGTATTAATCCAAAAGATCATATTGGAGGTAAATAAAATGGCTAAACATGAAGAAGTTCAACATGGAGTTATATTCCCAGTAGGAGAAAAAAACGAAGCATATGCACAATATTTTGTAGGGCAAAGTTATCTTCAATCCTTGGTTGCTGATCACAAAGTGAATGTGGGTGTTGGGAATGTGACGTTTGAACCGGGATGCCGAAATAACTGGCATATTCACCGCGGTGGATTTCAACTATTGTTAGTGACTGGTGGGGAAGGTTGGTACCAGGAAGAAGGGAAACCTGCTCAATTCCTAAAAGCCGGCGACGTTATCGTGACTCATGATGGTGTAAAACACTGGCATGGGGCCGCTAAAGATAGTTGGTTTGAACATATTGCGATTACTGCAGGTACACCAGAGTGGCTGGAACCTGTTACAGATGAAGTTTACGGTAAGTTATAAAATAAAAGCTATGAATTGATTTTATCGAAAAGGTTACTCCTAATTTGTTACATTAAAGGCTATTTAAGTTCAGCGAGATTGCTGATTCTTGTGTTGATCTGGGTGCCATCACTCTGAGTTTTAATCGAGTGATGGCCTCTTTACGTCTACGAAGTATCAATCTCCCTGACAGGTGAAAACCATGATATAGGTGGATTTAGTGAAGATTTATGTATACTTGGAGAAATTTCCAGAATAAAAACGCTTGTCAAATTGAAAATAATATGATAATTTAATGTCTGTAACCGGTTACACATAAGGAGAGCAGCTCATGACAACAATTAAAGACGTAGCTCAACTGGCTGGCGTATCTGTTGCCACCGTATCCAGAGTCATTAATGATAGAGGTTATGTACATGCCGACACGCGCAAGAAAGTGGAAGATGCTGTGAAGGCGCTTAACTTTTCGCCGAATGAAGTGGCTCGCTCATTATATAAACGCAAGTCCAAACTGATTGGCCTGTTGTTGCCGGATATTGCCAACCCTTACTTCCCGCAGTTGGCCCGCGGTGTAGAGGACCGGATGCAGGAGCAGGATTACAGACTGATATTTGGAAATAGTGATGAGGATGAACGAAAGGAGCAGGATTACATCCAGACGTTTATCCAGAACAATGTGGTCGGTGTAATCTCTTCAACGAACTACCCTCATTCTTCAATATATGAAAACCTGAAGATTCCCGTTGTGTTTCTGGATAGAACATCACTGGATCGTCCATCCGTGTATGCGGATGGTAGGGAAGGTGGAAGACTAGCTGCAAGGGAAATTATCAAACGCGGCAGTCGCCGGATCACAGTTATGCAGGGACCGTCACAGATCAGACCAGCTCAGGATCGATTTGAAGGGGCGATTGAAATCATCCGTGATGCTGGGTTAGACTACCGGGTAATCCAGACGACCTCATTTTCAATTAACGAGGCAGGTATATGGGCTGAAGAATTATTCAGGAAGTATGCGGACACAGACGGGGTGATTGCCAGCAATGACATCGCAGCCATGGCCGTACTGCATGAGGCATCACGAGTCGGAAGGAAGGTTCCTGATGACGTACAAGTGATTGGCTTCGATGATATTCCGATGAGCAGCCTGTTATCGCCGGCATTGTCCACCATCCATCAGCCAGCATACGAGATGGGAAGAGAAGCGGCGGGATTACTTATCCAGCTTGTGGAACAAGCTGCAATAGAGAACAAAAACATACAGTTGCCCGTAAGCTTCATCGAACGGGGCACTACGAGAAAGGTGAGATCAGATGGCTAAAATATGTGTAATAGGAAGCAGTTCAATGGATCTGGTTGTTACTTCGTCAAGACGGCCGGGGGCGGGTGAAACCGTTCTTGGAGACAGCTTCAAAACGGTTCCTGGTGGCAAAGGAGCCAATCAGGCTGTTGCCGCTGCACGACTGGGGGCCGAGGTTGCGATGATCGGCCGGGTAGGCGACGATACCTTTGGCAAAGATATTTTAGAGAACTTCAGAACAAATGCTGTAAATACGCAAAATGTGAAACCGGTTACACATTTAGAAAGTGGAACGGCTCATATCATTCTTGCGGAAGGTGATAATAGTATCGTAGTGGTTGAAGCGGCAAATCGCGAAGTCACGCCTGCATATGTCGATGAAGCAGCGGAAGTGATCCGCAATGCAGATATCGTACTGATTCAGCAGGAAATCCCGGAGGAAACTGTTGTTCATGTCAGTGCAATGTGTGCTGAGTTCGGAACACCATTATTACTTAATCCAGCACCAGCGAGAAACTTGCCCCAAGAGGTTATTGATAACGCCGCATATATCACACCGAATGAGCATGAAGCCGAGATTTTGTTTCAGGGTATGAGTCCGGCACAGGCATTGCGCCAATATCCGAACAAACTGTTCATTACGGAGGGCAGTAAAGGGGTTCGTTATTTTGATGGCACAGAGGAAATTCTAGTCCCAACTTATAAGGTGGAGGCGGTCGATAGTACCGGTGCAGGGGATACGTTCAACGCTGCATTTGCAGTTGCTTTG
The window above is part of the Paenibacillus sp. 1781tsa1 genome. Proteins encoded here:
- a CDS encoding MerR family transcriptional regulator — encoded protein: MHTIGEVADLLHISAHTLRYYEKEQIVTPLRDASGDRRYNESHLKWLQFVIKLKETQMPIATIKKYASLFQEGEHTAADRLKLLEEHKESIQKQMHILNTADEMLEHKISSYRTFIGQ
- a CDS encoding YitT family protein, giving the protein MHQIRKQKSNKLKILSKVLLIIIGGFITAYGLEAILIPNNVSDGGVTGLSIVGSQLFGLPLGMLIGIINIPFVWLGYKQIGKSFALYSIIGIASLAISTSLMHHVPTIIEGDTLLVTVVGGIIIGFGMGLALRNGGALDGIDMLAVLLSRKVPFGTSDLILFLNMFVFIVVSTVFGLQGAILSGLAYFIASKVIHIVEEGLSGSKTFKIITNQPEIMVETIRDRLGRGATYTEAYGGYSNEQFKEITCVINRMEESKIKDIIHEIDPSAFVVVYDVAEVRGGNFKKKDIH
- a CDS encoding cyclase family protein, with amino-acid sequence MKRLLLSYPLSVNTPVYKDNPPVEIQQQSSIAQGDPYNQFIITSLNHSGTHIDGPWHFNPKGKKLSELPFDDFIFHYPTILDIPKSDDELITKADLEPYEHLIASSDLLLIRTGFGKLRSSDPVRYSDHNPGFAASAASYLMVFDSLRAIGMDMISAGSSLHEDEAIAFHQKILGKDRVDGKFILVIEDMNLNQDLSDIGVVYAVPLFIEGVDSSFSTIFTEKC
- a CDS encoding serine hydrolase, with product MDFKPLATFIDRMTSWRIPWAEVLVMHRNDTVFHYRNGYANLEDKTPISDGAIFNLYSMTKIMTCVAGLQLVEKGEMLLSDPLSDYLPEYADMTVKKTMANGEIRLEKATRAITVRDLFTMTAGFSYDVGSPSIQEAVKSTHGTLPTREFARALAKEPLLFEPGTHWNYSMCHDVLGALVEVVSGKSFGAYLRDEITGPLGMNDTAFNLNDEQQKRLIPQYAYNDELEKAVRMDGNGFRVGTELESGGAGLLSTVSDYARFLNALTGRGTSPEGVRILSQASVELMRTDHLNEMTRGDYSWDHMYGYGYGLGVRTHISKARSGSLSPLGEFGWSGAAGCMAIIDPDSELTVMYAQHLLNSQEGYVQRRLRNVIYSCL
- a CDS encoding DUF4309 domain-containing protein; this translates as MIYPKHNAKWASLALLTIIGYVLSALLLLPPNAAAKGEQISAKQLESMSRLSFTLRDAKQTAYTVYIFAYDEQKSTLTEENGWTNNKKGDKSYSGTYRAALLKKGAAYGTVQAAKLDLNTIILPQTWNFVVKSKEASTPDMLMITDWGTSNFNEVKTYIVRSGELRRVTYVDNKGKKIDDSYSASRDDGIRTLSGTRVQFKNYNNLQFVYGVDTFKLNVNKLEMRLEDTRNLRTRDWPNSGVGDRAYLKSLKDAALKGALPGRTDIKIGMTLQNAQKKLGKPNSRSNEEWGAFYYYSKFGVGFDSYMHELTNKSRIAVFDLYNEKQNLSPWNVRIWMGKPSSEYYNEVVGGYEMVYQLGNHAIVFNYEEEEDLIDFTSIY
- a CDS encoding DMT family transporter, producing the protein MIERNTLENQKPSKFSDPIFVMLIASLCCLLWGSAYPSIKLGYIAFNILPEDIASKYVFAGYRFTLAGLLLLLLSRIVRKEKLQLSRPQWASLIMLGILQTGLQYMFFYVGVANTTGVKGSIMNATTTFFSVVLAHFIYKNDKLSRNKIVGCLLGFVGVIIVNFHTDLLTFSFSFTGEGFIIIAALVFSVTALYAKRLTATIDVLIITGVSLFVGGLVLTLLGLSLGGRVTHFTLESTSNLIYLALLSSVAFCLWNMLLKYNKVGRVSVYNFLIPVFGALLSALFLGETIFELKNLAALLFVSVGIYLVNRVRSVQSSNNIPIK
- a CDS encoding TetR/AcrR family transcriptional regulator, translating into MITIVSITDRRVLKSQEAIKSAFIRLMNEKSFDTITMQDISDHANVGRRTIYHHFSDKFDLLDKLIEEHIEELRRLCKEASDLDFIESNVLWFDYFEMHYSFFSAMIQSKGAPFFRSRLLALVIEELEDEVNITEGKNKGLTKDVILTFLGTALVGIVESYFTNGLPRKPHFVAEQVGILFDRNL
- a CDS encoding cupin domain-containing protein, with protein sequence MAKHEEVQHGVIFPVGEKNEAYAQYFVGQSYLQSLVADHKVNVGVGNVTFEPGCRNNWHIHRGGFQLLLVTGGEGWYQEEGKPAQFLKAGDVIVTHDGVKHWHGAAKDSWFEHIAITAGTPEWLEPVTDEVYGKL
- a CDS encoding LacI family DNA-binding transcriptional regulator, which encodes MTTIKDVAQLAGVSVATVSRVINDRGYVHADTRKKVEDAVKALNFSPNEVARSLYKRKSKLIGLLLPDIANPYFPQLARGVEDRMQEQDYRLIFGNSDEDERKEQDYIQTFIQNNVVGVISSTNYPHSSIYENLKIPVVFLDRTSLDRPSVYADGREGGRLAAREIIKRGSRRITVMQGPSQIRPAQDRFEGAIEIIRDAGLDYRVIQTTSFSINEAGIWAEELFRKYADTDGVIASNDIAAMAVLHEASRVGRKVPDDVQVIGFDDIPMSSLLSPALSTIHQPAYEMGREAAGLLIQLVEQAAIENKNIQLPVSFIERGTTRKVRSDG
- the rbsK gene encoding ribokinase, with product MAKICVIGSSSMDLVVTSSRRPGAGETVLGDSFKTVPGGKGANQAVAAARLGAEVAMIGRVGDDTFGKDILENFRTNAVNTQNVKPVTHLESGTAHIILAEGDNSIVVVEAANREVTPAYVDEAAEVIRNADIVLIQQEIPEETVVHVSAMCAEFGTPLLLNPAPARNLPQEVIDNAAYITPNEHEAEILFQGMSPAQALRQYPNKLFITEGSKGVRYFDGTEEILVPTYKVEAVDSTGAGDTFNAAFAVALAEGQPLQESIRFANRAASLSVTKFGAQGGMPTRDEVEESL